Proteins encoded within one genomic window of Siniperca chuatsi isolate FFG_IHB_CAS linkage group LG4, ASM2008510v1, whole genome shotgun sequence:
- the LOC122874426 gene encoding uncharacterized protein LOC122874426, whose amino-acid sequence MVTMESALNTLPQFPENSYKMTEEDVKRLIEFRASNEALFTGKRNSAKIAWSTILKGLGLEGKLTADQIAKKWDNLRTKYKDLKQPYQGQDSIGGVVESWPWFHIMDEAMQGRLYNSNLVLSPETAASAGHRGNSQHNQNQENTDILEFLIKTEMEDTVAAETAEDDGTVHAEAPPAEGVPMGWRRMSECSYKMTEPETERMIKLRAANEALFTGRKHSAKPAWRAILYELGLQGKLTTDQLAKKWDNLKRRYKELKFPARGVETNPSSWPWFYRMNDAMEGRFAGAAPILTPIVEDEDEDCESLSPTPKKRARRSRGGMAEFLTESEMDLLVDNEEKNGSSALGDLHRMAEFTYKLTEEDTRRLIELRAANESLFTGRRNTAKPAWRGIVKEMGLTGKITPDQVAKKWDNLKTKFKDLKFPPRGMEGQTNPASWPWFQLMSDALEGRLAGKAPRVTPVWSSEEDGVFGSSPPPDRDCLLAERSSVSELESMVGGDNAEADGNVTYIDASGEECSTPSDLSYKMSDQDTRRMIKLRAANEALFTGRRNAAKAAWKAILKELGLQGKVSTYQMAKKWDNLKRRYKDLKYPPVGMESVADGTSSWPWFHLMNEAMEGRLASSAPLLTPVTQDDEQHPDPAPRHRSRPAPPPPPSSSSDYGQEAFGAAAEQNQRSSEACDGPLGGLEREWEMVERERAALEREREMVERDRAAVERERAAVQAERLWLERERAAVERDRAMVEQERAALGREREVLDQRALMLNSVGHSGHLNALM is encoded by the exons ATGGTCACAATGGAGTCAGCCCTGAACACGCTGCCGCAGTTCCCTGAAAACTCCTATAAAA TGACTGAGGAGGATGTGAAGAGGCTGATTGAGTTCAGGGCGTCCAACGAGGCTCTGTTCACAGGGAAAAGAAACTCTGCCAAGATAGCGTGGAG CACCATCTTAAAGGGCCTCGGGCTCGAAGGCAAGTTGACAGCGGACCAGATCGCCAAGAAATGGGACAACCTGCGGACAAAATACAAG GACCTGAAGCAGCCCTACCAGGGCCAGGACAGCATCGGGGGTGTTGTAGAGTCGTGGCCCTGGTTCCACATCATGGATGAAGCCATGCAGGGTCGCCTCTACAACAGCAACCTGGTGCTCAGCCCAGAGACCGCCGCCAGTGCAGGTCACCGTGGCAACAGCCAGCACAACCAGAACCAGGAGAACACCGACATCCTGGAGTTCCTCATCAAAACGGAGATGGAGGACACGGTGGCGGCGGAAACCGCCGAGGATGACGGGACGGTTCACGCAGAGGCGCCTCCCGCTGAGGGAGTCCCTATGGGCTGGAGGAGGATGAGCGAGTGCTCCTATAAAA TGACTGAACCAGAAACGGAAAGAATGATCAAACTTCGAGCTGCGAACGAAGCGCTCTTCACCGGCAGGAAGCATTCGGCCAAACCGGCCTGGAG AGCCATTCTGTACGAGCTGGGTCTGCAGGGGAAGCTGACCACGGATCAGTTAGCAAAGAAGTGGGACAACCTGAAGAGGAGGTACAAG GAGCTGAAGTTTCCCGCTCGAGGCGTGGAGACGAACCCGAGCTCCTGGCCCTGGTTCTACCGAATGAACGACGCCATGGAGGGACGTTTCGCCGGGGCGGCGCCCATCCTCACGCCTATCGTGGAGGACGAAGACGAGGACTGTGAGTCGCTGTCGCCAACGCCCAAGAAACGAGCCCGCCGGAGCCGAGGGGGAATGGCCGAGTTCCTGACGGAGTCGGAGATGGACCTGCTGGTTGATAATGAAGAGAAGAACGGATCCTCGGCTCTGGGAGATCTGCACCGCATGGCCGAGTTCACATACAAAT TGACTGAGGAAGACACCAGGCGACTAATTGAGTTACGAGCTGCTAATGAGTCTCTGTTTACTGGGAGGAGGAACACTGCAAAGCCGGCCTGGAG GGGAATAGTGAAGGAGATGGGCCTGACGGGGAAGATAACACCTGACCAGGTCGCCAAGAAGTGGGACAACCTGAAGACCAAATTCAAG gacCTGAAGTTTCCTCCTCGGGGGATGGAGGGCCAGACTAACCCGGCCTCCTGGCCCTGGTTCCAGCTGATGAGTGACGCTCTGGAGGGACGGCTGGCGGGAAAAGCTCCCCGAGTGACGCCCGTCTGGAGCAGCGAGGAGGACGGCGTCTTCGGCTCGTCTCCGCCTCCCGACAGAGACTGTTTACTGGCAGAGAGGAGCAGCGTGTCAGAGCTGGAGAGCATGGTGGGGGGAGACAACGCCGAGGCTGACGGGAACGTGACCTACATCGACGCCAGTGGAGAGGAGTGCTCGACGCCCTCAGACCTCTCCTACAAAA TGTCAGACCAGGACACCAGGAGGATGATTAAACTTCGAGCTGCTAACGAGGCGTTGTTCACTGGGAGGAGAAACGCTGCCAAAGCTGCCTGGAA GGCCATCCTGAAGGAGCTCGGGCTGCAGGGAAAAGTCTCAACCTACCAGATGGCAAAGAAATGGGACAATCTGAAGAGGCGGTACAAG gATCTGAAGTATCCTCCTGTTGGGATGGAGAGTGTAGCAGACGGCACCTCCTCCTGGCCGTGGTTTCACCTGATGAATGAAGCCATGGAGGGCCGCCTGGCGAGCAGCGCCCCCCTCCTCACCCCCGTCACACAGGATGACGAGCAGCACCCCGACCCCGCCCCCAGACACAGGTCCCGCCCcgcccctccccctcccccctcctcctcctcggacTACGGACAGGAGGCGTTTGGCGCCGCCGCTGAGCAGAACCAGCGGAGCTCGGAGGCGTGCGACGGGCCGCTGGGAGGACTTGAGAGGGAGTGGGAGatggtggagagggagagggcgGCGCTGGAGCGGGAGAGGGAGATGGTGGAGAGAGATAGGGCGgcggtggagagagagagggcggcGGTGCAGGCGGAGAGGCTGtggctggagagggagagggcgGCGGTGGAGCGGGACAGAGCCATGGTGGAGCAGGAGAGAGCGGCGCTGGGCCGAGAGAGGGAGGTGCTGGACCAGAGAGCCTTGATGCTGAACTCTGTAGGACACTCTGGACACCTCAACGCCCTCATGTAG